GAGCCGATGCGGGCGATGGTCCTCGACATTCTGTCCGAGGAAGCCCTAACTGCGACCGAGGTCCACGAACGCCTCGACGATCGCGGCATCGACCGGACGGAGAACACGGTCCGCCATCACATCAACGAGCTCCGGGATGCGGGCCTCGTCGACGTCGTTCGCTTCGAGGAGGGGCGTGGTGGGACGACGAAGTACTACCACGCGAACACGATCGTCCTCTCGTACTCACTACCAGATTCGGCCGACGCCGCCGTCGAGGAGATGATCGACGCTGCCCAGCCCCAGATCACGGACGCGCTCACTACGCTCACCGACGAGTACGACGACGCTATTGAGGAGATCGTCGAGGATATGCAGCCCTGCGAGCACTGCCAGACCCAGAAGTACGAGACGTACGTTCTTCTGACCGTCCTGCGACGTGCGTTCGTTCGCGCCCACAGAAATTCCTGAGGGGGAACCACCCCTACGCTGGCAGGGTCTTAGAAGGAGAACCGATCACGCGCGGATTGCATCGCGAGGCGAGTCAGGAGTCGCGCAGGGCCACGCTTTGGGAGGTCCCGTACAGTCTCGATGCTGGTCGGCGGTTCACTACCACCAATGTCTAACTCCCAGCCTGTCTCGTCCATGAAGCGTTCGACAGCCTGATTTACTCGCTGTCGCACGTCGTCCGAGTCCA
The sequence above is a segment of the Halorubrum trapanicum genome. Coding sequences within it:
- a CDS encoding helix-turn-helix domain-containing protein, whose amino-acid sequence is MSDSDTDHRLDDIAVRDTRISDAIDEPMRAMVLDILSEEALTATEVHERLDDRGIDRTENTVRHHINELRDAGLVDVVRFEEGRGGTTKYYHANTIVLSYSLPDSADAAVEEMIDAAQPQITDALTTLTDEYDDAIEEIVEDMQPCEHCQTQKYETYVLLTVLRRAFVRAHRNS